A single Methanocaldococcus bathoardescens DNA region contains:
- a CDS encoding formylmethanofuran dehydrogenase subunit C, with amino-acid sequence MEIILIPKGEPDIPIEAEVINPDIFANKSKEEIESLLVWQGPNRYPISEFFDVDISSNGEKDVTIIIEGDVERVKYIGYQMSSGKIIINGNVGIQLGSEMKGGEIIVNGNAKHWVGREMEGGLIKINGNAGDYVGSAYRGSWHGMKGGKIIVEGDAGNNVGAAITGGEIIIKGNVRQFCGIRQNGGFIYIGGNAERAVGVEMTKGTIVVCGRIRFFAPGFEFIGEEKDLNINDMTIYGEYLKFIGDYAISRKPKGVLYALKEKNLGLIEPELYECYEDYRYDGGIKALLNTGSTVVQGEIIKGGKKFTEKYVKECAVCYIHPNDYAYLGKPKYVNVISEDKKASITLRAIPDDSLQEGTVFIPRSIWANVVIGSYTESMGSPLYKGCYVYVEPVKGKAEILTAEEIMKKIYG; translated from the coding sequence ATGGAAATCATCTTGATACCAAAAGGAGAGCCAGACATTCCAATAGAGGCAGAAGTTATAAATCCAGATATATTTGCAAATAAGAGTAAAGAGGAAATTGAATCTCTATTAGTTTGGCAGGGGCCTAATAGATACCCAATTTCAGAGTTCTTTGATGTTGATATAAGCTCAAATGGCGAAAAAGATGTAACAATAATAATTGAAGGAGATGTTGAGAGGGTAAAGTATATTGGCTATCAAATGAGCTCTGGTAAAATTATAATAAATGGAAATGTTGGAATCCAGCTTGGTTCTGAAATGAAAGGCGGAGAGATTATTGTTAATGGAAATGCAAAACACTGGGTTGGTAGGGAGATGGAAGGAGGGTTAATAAAAATCAACGGAAACGCTGGAGATTATGTTGGTTCTGCTTATAGGGGGAGTTGGCATGGAATGAAGGGAGGAAAGATTATTGTTGAAGGAGATGCTGGAAACAACGTTGGGGCTGCAATAACAGGCGGAGAGATTATTATAAAAGGAAATGTTAGGCAGTTTTGTGGGATTAGGCAGAATGGAGGATTTATCTATATCGGAGGAAATGCTGAGAGGGCTGTTGGAGTAGAGATGACAAAAGGAACAATAGTTGTTTGTGGAAGAATAAGATTTTTTGCCCCAGGATTTGAATTTATTGGGGAAGAGAAGGATTTAAACATAAATGATATGACAATTTATGGAGAATATCTCAAATTTATTGGAGATTATGCGATAAGTAGAAAACCAAAAGGAGTTTTGTATGCTTTAAAAGAGAAAAACCTTGGACTTATAGAGCCAGAGTTGTATGAATGCTATGAAGATTACAGATATGATGGAGGAATTAAAGCTCTTCTAAACACTGGAAGTACTGTTGTTCAGGGAGAAATCATCAAAGGAGGAAAGAAATTCACTGAAAAATACGTTAAAGAGTGTGCAGTCTGCTATATTCATCCAAATGACTATGCCTATCTTGGAAAGCCAAAGTACGTGAATGTAATCAGTGAGGATAAGAAAGCAAGTATAACTCTAAGAGCAATTCCTGATGATTCTCTCCAAGAGGGAACTGTATTTATTCCAAGGTCTATTTGGGCTAATGTTGTTATTGGCTCATACACTGAATCCATGGGTTCTCCACTCTATAAGGGGTGTTATGTCTATGTTGAACCAGTTAAAGGAAAAGCTGAGATATTAACTGCTGAAGAGATTATGAAAAAGATATATGGGTGA
- a CDS encoding formylmethanofuran dehydrogenase subunit A produces MNLVIKNGYVFDPLNGIDGEKMDIFVKDGKIVEELSPNDLKEAKVIDATNKTVMPGGVDSHTHVAGPKVTVGRLMCPEYQHKHSMEKTDITHSGTGNVVPSSYAMGYKYTLMGYTTVCEAATPPMLAKHTHEELKHVPILNKCAYLMLGNNWFIMRYLKEGDIEKTAAYVAWMIKTHKTFGIKCVNPAGVENWGWGLNIYSLDEPNLHFEVTPREIIRGLAEVNEMLGYPMSIHVHANGLGHPGNWEIARETLAVPKDVKANPKVEIEEEIKTKVPYEREQSIYLTHVQFNAFGGTSWKDFESGTKGIIDYVNKSKHVVIDSGCVVFGPAICMTGDGPNLYDLAVLTGGKWSNDDVELECGSGIVPFTYKKKNGVHSVQWAMGLELLLGVEDPWKVVMTTDSPNGGSFTNYPKVISWLMSKKAREDMLKECHKWASERTDLPNIDREMSLFEIATITRATPAKAVGLAPIKGHLGVGADADIAIYDINPDTLNPNDYKTIEKKFSCTEYTINGGVIVAHNGKIVSTPDGKTYYCNAKFPDEEIYNEMIKDVREWFKYYTFDFTNYPTTEHYLTKATPINVGE; encoded by the coding sequence ATGAATCTTGTAATAAAAAATGGATACGTGTTTGACCCACTGAATGGAATTGATGGAGAAAAAATGGATATCTTTGTTAAAGATGGAAAGATTGTTGAAGAGCTATCGCCAAATGACCTAAAAGAAGCAAAGGTTATTGATGCTACAAACAAAACAGTAATGCCAGGAGGGGTTGATTCCCACACTCACGTTGCTGGGCCTAAAGTTACAGTTGGTAGATTAATGTGTCCAGAGTACCAACACAAACACAGCATGGAAAAAACTGATATAACCCACAGCGGAACTGGAAATGTCGTGCCTTCAAGCTATGCTATGGGTTATAAATATACTCTAATGGGTTATACAACCGTTTGCGAAGCTGCAACACCACCAATGCTTGCAAAACACACTCATGAAGAGCTAAAGCACGTCCCTATTTTAAATAAATGTGCATACTTAATGCTTGGAAACAATTGGTTTATTATGAGGTATTTAAAAGAAGGAGATATTGAAAAAACCGCTGCCTATGTTGCATGGATGATTAAAACTCATAAAACTTTTGGAATTAAGTGTGTAAATCCTGCTGGTGTAGAAAATTGGGGTTGGGGTTTAAACATCTATTCCTTAGATGAGCCAAATTTGCATTTTGAAGTTACACCAAGAGAAATTATTAGAGGGTTAGCAGAAGTAAATGAAATGCTAGGTTATCCAATGTCAATACACGTTCATGCCAATGGTTTAGGACATCCAGGAAATTGGGAGATAGCAAGAGAGACATTAGCAGTTCCAAAGGATGTAAAGGCAAATCCAAAAGTTGAGATTGAGGAAGAAATAAAGACAAAAGTTCCTTATGAGAGAGAGCAGAGCATTTATTTAACTCATGTGCAGTTTAACGCGTTTGGTGGGACTTCATGGAAGGATTTTGAATCAGGAACAAAAGGGATTATTGACTATGTAAATAAATCAAAACACGTTGTTATTGACAGTGGTTGTGTTGTTTTTGGTCCAGCAATTTGTATGACTGGGGATGGACCTAATTTATACGATTTAGCTGTTTTAACTGGAGGAAAATGGTCTAATGATGATGTTGAATTAGAGTGCGGTTCTGGTATTGTTCCTTTCACCTACAAAAAGAAAAATGGTGTGCATAGCGTTCAGTGGGCAATGGGTTTAGAGTTGTTGTTAGGAGTTGAAGACCCATGGAAGGTTGTTATGACAACAGACAGTCCAAATGGTGGCTCATTTACAAACTATCCAAAAGTTATCTCATGGCTAATGTCTAAAAAAGCAAGAGAAGATATGCTAAAAGAATGCCACAAATGGGCTTCTGAGAGAACAGACCTTCCAAACATTGATAGAGAAATGAGTTTATTTGAAATAGCAACAATTACAAGGGCTACACCAGCAAAAGCTGTTGGATTAGCACCAATTAAGGGGCATTTGGGTGTTGGAGCTGATGCTGACATAGCTATCTATGATATAAATCCAGATACATTGAATCCAAATGACTACAAAACCATAGAAAAGAAGTTTTCTTGTACAGAATACACCATAAACGGTGGAGTAATTGTTGCTCACAATGGAAAGATTGTTTCAACACCTGATGGGAAAACATATTACTGCAATGCCAAATTCCCAGATGAAGAAATCTATAATGAAATGATTAAGGATGTTAGAGAGTGGTTTAAGTATTATACATTTGATTTCACCAATTATCCAACAACAGAGCATTATTTAACAAAAGCAACGCCAATAAATGTGGGTGAATAG